A stretch of Colletotrichum lupini chromosome 2, complete sequence DNA encodes these proteins:
- a CDS encoding cutinase transcription factor 1 beta, with protein MIDEEMSSAPKTSTTGRSTLAAAAMAGSTKRKRSAIACVACHQRKVRCNLAAQGPPCTNCSEDGNVTCRVYGSRAPLDVPPPPPPPPPISPAMPSPSSSSQHLPGRGDEHSSPDPEPDPGPSSKRQYRPTSIENLLCTAHDPSYAHGTPNAPVLYYIGESAGMALLFDVCYPSRSLPGNFYIIQRQRRYFPPAHITSPLMARPLPEPAALHDMICCYFRYLHPYLPVIDAGRFILAFANQPSSISPLLLWSVLFAAATFVKPEHWQATEFRTRKEYQEDIYRHANALYDSQIEVDKPTIIQACILLSYHLVDREDLDGPCHWIGVATGLAHSIGFHRKPTCERVQSSPFSQSQCSIWARIWWSLYSREVWLGLGFGRPLRINSEDCDLPMPEPAAVLNDVDSLPATLRETFIPREFETLVPLWIELLKLAVELETILRLNFRPSQPPASLAALESHYSALQAMQSKVCVELMGETPLLLLHRSVLKIYHGTVLIALHRPYLIPSKQSSITPLEPSNIQSLAMDRYTTAASAITKAVNDLVRADLLNVSPPTLPTCINSAIGVHLHEACRSEGIGRQLALHNVNLHMLVLSHLGKIYCSAEIQYRFFLQIMKTAEPLPSTQSRRTFRRGSCSHAGTAAVGPLQASEPQDATRETTAYDVVTPVSTQPASREYRDAVHGQTPCNSEGDALLGDSNIDHDFFLSSTLFNIDSTPFSEEEMDFYKQWGLTNL; from the exons ATGATTGACGAAGAGATGAGTTCGGCTCCGAAGACGTCCACCACCGGCAGGTCTACGCTGGCTGCTGCAGCAATGGCCGGCAGCACCAAGAGGAAGCGCTCTGCTATCGCATGCGTTGCCTGCCATCAGCGCAAGGTCCGCTGCAATCTCGCCGCTCAGGGCCCGCCCTGCACAAACTGCTCGGAGGATGGCAATGTAACCTGCCGCGTGTATGGCAGCCGGGCCCCGCTTGATgtcccgccgccgccgccgccgccgcctccgatATCTCCGGCCATGCCGTCGCCCTCCAGCTCTTCACAGCATCTGCCTGGCCGAGGAGACGAGCACTCCAGCCCCGATCCGGAACCAGATCCGGGCCCATCTTCGAAGCGGCAGTATCGCCCGACCAGTATTGAGAACTTATTGTGTACCGCACATGACCCAAGTTATGCACATGGCACCCCGAATGCTCCTGTTCTCTACTATATTG GCGAGTCTGCTGGCATGGCTTTGCTCTTCGACGTTTGCTATCCTTCTCGTTCTTTGCCAGGCAACTTTTACATCATTCAGCGACAGCGTCGTTACTTTCCCCCGGCACATATCACATCTCCCCTGATGGCGCGCCCGCTGCCTGAACCGGCGGCTCTTCATGACATGATTTGTTGCTATTTTCGTTACCTTCACCCGTATTTACCTGTCATCGATGCGGGCCGTTTCATTTTAGCATTCGCCAACCAGCCAAGCAGCATCAGCCCCCTCCTGCTGTGGAGCGTCTTATTTGCTGCCGCTACG TTCGTCAAGCCAGAGCATTGGCAAGCTACTGAGTTCAGAACCAGAAAGGAATACCAAGAGGATATCTACCGGCATGCCAAT GCGCTCTATGACAGCCAGATCGAGGTAGACAAGCCGACAATAATACAGGCTTGCATACTCCTCTCGTATCACCTCGTGGACCGAGAGGATCTGGACGGGCCATGCCACTGGATTGGAGTGGCAACCGGTCTAGCACACAGCATCGGTTTCCACCGAAAACCAACATGCGAACGGGTCCAATCTTCTCCATTTTCCCAGTCACAGTGTAGTATTTGGGCACGTATCTGGTGGAGTCTTTACTCCCGTGAGGTCTGGCTCGGTCTCGGTTTTGGCAGGCCACTCCGAATCAACTCGGAAGATTGCGACTTACCAATGCCAGAACCCGCCGCAGTGCTGAACGATGTTGACAGCCTTCCAGCGACACTGCGAGAAACATTCATTCCTCGCGAGTTTGAAACACTCGTGCCTCTATGGATAGAGTTGCTGAAGCTGGCTGTTGAACTGGAAACAATCTTACGACTCAACTTTCGGCCTAGTCAACCACCCGCGTCGCTCGCGGCTCTCGAATCACATTACAGTGCTCTCCAGGCAATGCAGAGCAAAGTCTGCGTGGAACTGATGGGGGAAACACCACTCTTGTTATTACATCGCAGTGTCCTCAAGATTTACCATGGAACTGTGTTAATTGCTCTTCACCGACCGTACCTCATCCCGTCAAAGCAAAGCTCAATAACTCCCCTCGAGCCAAGCAATATCCAATCGCTCGCGATGGACAGGTATACCACAGCCGCCTCGGCCATCACAAAGGCCGTCAACGACCTTGTACGCGCTGACCTACTCAACGTTTCACCCCCCACGCTCCCGACCTGCATCAATTCCGCCATTGGGGTACACCTCCACGAAGCGTGCCGTTCAGAGGGAATCGGCCGCCAACTTGCGTTGCACAATGTAAACCTCCACATGCTTGTTCTTTCCCATCTCGGCAAGATTTACTGTTCCGCCGAGATACAGTATCGTTTCTTTCTCCAAATCATGAAGACGGCTGAGCCTCTTCCCTCGACTCAAAGCAGAAGAACATTTCGTAGGGGAAGTTGTAGTCATGCAGGAACAGCAGCCGTAGGTCCCCTACAAGCCAGTGAGCCGCAGGATGCTACTCGCGAAACAACCGCCTATGATGTGGTCACCCCAGTGTCTACGCAACCGGCATCTAGGGAGTATCGAGATGCAGTTCATGGCCAGACACCCTGTAATAGCGAAGGAGATGCGCTCTTGGGGGATTCAAACATCGATCACGATTTCTTTTTGTCCTCTACTTTGTTCAATATTGACTCAACTCCCTTCTCCGAGGAGGAAATGGATTTCTATAAGCAATGGGGTCTAACAAATTTGTAG
- a CDS encoding long-chain-fatty-acid-CoA ligase yields MGYTIEDVPCSRGELLLRGPNLFKGYLKNPEQTAESFTEDGWFRTGDIASIDDMGRFTIVDRRKNLLKLAQGEYISPERLEGIYLSGCRYIAQAFVHGDSLQAFTIGMFGVDPELFAPLASQVLGRIVLSSDLPAIREACGDAAVRARVFQDLEAVGKANKFASYERVKNFDLSIEPFSVGNETLTPTLKLQRKKVGDLYRDRLSELYAQVLEGREDHITARAVSKL; encoded by the coding sequence ATGGGCTACACCATCGAAGATGTCCCGTGTTCACGTGGCGAACTCCTGCTGCGGGGACCCAACTTATTCAAAGGGTATCTGAAGAACCCGGAGCAAACGGCCGAGAGCTTCACCGAAGACGGTTGGTTCCGCACGGGCGATATCGCATCAATCGACGACATGGGGCGCTTCACCATTGTCGACCGTCGCAAGAACCTTCTCAAGCTCGCTCAAGGCGAGTACATATCGCCAGAGCGCCTCGAGGGAATCTATCTATCTGGCTGCAGATACATCGCTCAGGCCTTTGTTCATGGTGACAGTCTGCAGGCATTCACCATCGGCATGTTTGGTGTAGACCCTGAGCTTTTTGCGCCTCTTGCATCCCAGGTCCTCGGCCGTATAGTTTTATCGTCGGACTTGCCAGCCATCAGAGAAGCGTGTGGGGATGCTGCAGTGCGTGCTCGGGTATTCCAGGATCTCGAGGCGGTGGGCAAGGCGAACAAGTTTGCGAGTTACGAGCGTGTCAAGAACTTTGACCTCTCCATCGAACCGTTCTCGGTAGGCAACGAAACCCTGACCCCAACTCTCAAACTTCAGCGGAAGAAAGTCGGAGACTTGTATCGAGACCGGCTCTCGGAACTGTATGCTCAAGTCTTGGAGGGTCGCGAGGACCACATCACAGCTCGAGCTGTTTCCAAGCTGTGA
- a CDS encoding AMP-binding enzyme, producing MFEATVKSNPKSDYLGRRPYDLVQQYHLPWEWLSFKTVQQRRNNIGKGLVEIHERVGKVGTQFGIGLWCENRPEWPIVDLACMSQSLFSVSLYDTLGPDASEYIIRHAELTCVVTSVTHVPALIALKPNLPGLKCLVILDDVQHRSDNQDSLSRNRLLVSITEALKLDLQIYSLKEIEQLGAASSRSLRPPQPDDIATINYTSGTTGAPKGVVLTHKGSVAATVGSLLDAGLPGNDVMISYLPLAHVYGRLLEHLGAFSGAKMGYFSGDISNLVEGLQSLRPTIFPSVPRIYNRFGGILKSATLEASGIRGAVSRYIVATKLANLEDAEAPTNKHPLHDRIWGRQIMATLGLDRAHIIITGSAPLDPALYKFLSVLKLN from the exons ATGTTCGAGGCCACTGTGAAGAGCAATCCAAAGTCAGACTATCTGGGCCGCCGACCCTACGACCTCGTTCAGCAATATCATCTTCCTTGGGAGTGGCTGAGTTTCAAAACTGTCCAGCAACGCAGGAACAATATCGGAAAGGGTCTGGTAGAAATTCACGAGCGCGTCGGTAAGGTCGGAACACAATTTGGCATTGGACTATGGTGCGAAAACCGACCTGAATGGCCAATTGTCGACCTCGCATGCATGTCGCAATCACTCTTCAGTGTCTCATTATACGACACGCTGGGTCCAGACGCATCAGAGTACATTATTCGTCACGCCGAGTTGACATGCGTTGTTACTTCTGTCACTCATGTTCCAGCACTGATCGCTCTAAAGCCGAACTTGCCTGGGCTCAAGTGTCTGGTGATACTGGACGATGTTCAGCATCGCTCAGACAACCAAGACTCTCTGTCGCGAAACCGGCTGTTGGTATCCATCACAGAAGCACTCAAGCTGGACCTTCAGATCTACTCGCTGAAAGAAATTGAGCAATTGGGCGCAGCCTCTTCCAGGTCATTGCGGCCCCCACAGCCGGATGATATAGCCACCATCAACTACACCTCGGGAACTACCGGGGCGCCCAAAGGCGTCGTCTTGACACACAAGGGCTCGGTCGCAGCGACAGTTGGCTCTCTCCTTGATGCGGGACTGCCGGGCAACGATGTCATGATCTCCTATTTACCACTAGCACACGTCTATGGCCGACTTTTGGAACACCTCGGCGCTTTCAGTGGGGCCAAGATGGGATATTTCAGCGGCGACATTTCGAATCTTGTAGAGGGTCTGCAGTCCCTCCGGCCGACTATATTCCCATCAGTCCCAAGAATCTACAACCGATTCGGCGGTATCCTCAAGTCGGCTACACTCGAAGCTTCCGGGATCCGAGGGGCTGTGAGCAGGTACATTGTGGCAACCAAACTGGCGAACCTCGAAGACGCAGAAGCTCCTACTAACAAGCACCCGCTTCACGATAGGATCTGGGGCCGGCAAATCATGGCCACCTTGGGCCTCGACCGCGCacatataataattaccggTTCTGCGCCACTCGACCCAGCATTGTACAAGTTCTTAAGTGTG cttaagctaaattaa